From Thalassococcus sp. S3, one genomic window encodes:
- a CDS encoding TonB-dependent siderophore receptor codes for MKRTYCNLMATTAVLIANSALAQEEPVDLGTLILSGGLTPVEADAYGRSVSVLTSDDFETRGIATIEDALRTLPGVSVTSTGSSLTQVRIRGSETNHVLVLVDGIEINSPSNGDYVFSGLPLEDVESIEVLRGPQSAIYGSNASGGVISITTKKGTSGTTAQVSSEVGNFDSQAISASIQHRTERGGVSFSYSRHITDGEDLSRSGGDTEFNNRTVLNFGVDYALTETARVGLTYRRFEQDYGFDDTNDPDFGGTGTGRDDYIIDGNSTSQREETIVGLWSELSFFDSRLDTRLEATTGTFDQTFLSSFGPYTTETERDGFKLRGSYALIGGSAAAADHKLNFVLERETETFTNSFAGGVFEERSTNSVAAEYQGSFASGFDLQVGLRHDDHSRFDSTTSWNISGAYTLPGSDIRLRGSAGTAVILPTMFEQFGQTPGGFIGNPNLQPEETRSLEVGADFGFANGRGDLGVTLFHQDIDNLIQGNGSTAVNLAGTSSANGLELSAHYAATDWLDIGFGYAYINGESATGTKLVRRPEHEVNLNLTAHYLNNRGTASVDLRHVDGNFITDQIANKVVEGDSFTTVNLALTYDINDRVELYGRVNNLFDRDYQEVFGYNAPSRTAFVGVRAEW; via the coding sequence ATGAAACGAACCTATTGCAACCTGATGGCGACCACCGCAGTGCTCATCGCGAACTCCGCGCTGGCACAGGAGGAGCCTGTCGATCTCGGCACGCTTATTCTGTCCGGCGGTCTGACACCTGTCGAAGCGGACGCCTATGGGCGATCTGTGTCCGTCCTCACTTCCGATGATTTCGAAACCCGCGGCATAGCCACAATCGAAGATGCTCTGCGCACATTGCCCGGTGTTTCAGTGACCTCAACCGGCAGCAGCCTCACGCAAGTTCGAATTCGCGGCAGCGAGACCAACCACGTTCTGGTTCTCGTGGACGGTATTGAGATCAACAGCCCGTCGAACGGGGACTATGTCTTTTCAGGTCTCCCTCTTGAGGATGTGGAGAGCATCGAGGTGCTGCGCGGTCCACAATCTGCGATCTATGGCTCGAACGCTTCGGGCGGGGTCATCTCGATCACAACAAAGAAGGGAACAAGCGGCACCACGGCCCAGGTTTCGAGCGAGGTCGGCAACTTTGACAGTCAAGCGATTTCGGCCTCCATTCAGCATCGTACCGAACGAGGGGGTGTCTCCTTCTCCTATTCGCGCCATATCACCGATGGCGAGGATCTGTCGCGTTCAGGCGGGGATACCGAGTTCAACAATCGAACGGTTCTCAATTTCGGTGTTGATTACGCGCTGACCGAAACAGCGCGTGTCGGTTTGACATATCGGAGGTTCGAACAGGACTACGGATTTGACGACACCAACGATCCCGATTTTGGTGGTACGGGCACGGGCCGGGACGATTACATCATCGATGGTAATTCGACCAGCCAGCGTGAAGAGACGATCGTTGGCCTTTGGTCTGAATTGAGTTTCTTCGACAGTCGGCTCGACACGAGGCTGGAGGCAACGACGGGCACGTTCGACCAGACATTTCTGAGTTCATTTGGCCCCTATACAACAGAAACAGAACGAGACGGTTTCAAGCTGAGGGGCAGCTATGCCCTGATTGGAGGGTCTGCGGCAGCGGCCGATCATAAGCTGAATTTTGTGCTTGAGCGTGAAACGGAGACCTTCACCAACAGCTTCGCCGGCGGCGTCTTTGAAGAGCGTTCAACAAACAGCGTGGCCGCTGAATATCAGGGGTCTTTCGCAAGTGGCTTCGATCTGCAGGTTGGGTTGCGCCACGACGACCACAGCCGCTTTGACAGCACGACGTCCTGGAACATCAGTGGCGCATATACGCTACCGGGTTCGGATATTCGTCTGCGCGGTTCTGCGGGAACGGCGGTGATTTTGCCGACGATGTTCGAACAGTTCGGTCAGACGCCGGGCGGCTTTATCGGTAACCCAAATCTTCAGCCCGAAGAGACCCGGTCTTTGGAGGTCGGGGCGGACTTTGGGTTTGCCAACGGGCGTGGCGATCTGGGGGTGACGCTCTTCCATCAGGACATCGACAACCTGATCCAGGGCAACGGTTCGACCGCCGTCAATCTGGCAGGGACAAGCTCGGCCAACGGTCTGGAGCTAAGTGCGCATTACGCCGCAACAGATTGGCTCGATATCGGGTTTGGATATGCCTACATCAACGGAGAGTCGGCAACCGGGACCAAGCTGGTGCGTCGCCCGGAGCATGAGGTGAACCTCAATCTGACTGCACATTACCTGAACAATCGCGGGACTGCATCCGTTGACCTACGTCACGTGGACGGAAACTTCATCACCGATCAGATTGCCAATAAAGTGGTTGAAGGGGACAGCTTCACAACGGTTAATCTGGCTCTGACCTACGACATCAACGACCGGGTCGAACTTTACGGTCGCGTAAACAACCTCTTTGATCGAGACTATCAAGAGGTTTTTGGCTACAACGCACCATCGCGAACAGCCTTTGTCGGTGTGCGCGCCGAATGGTGA
- a CDS encoding iron ABC transporter permease yields MARLAIALIAGVMALFCAALTLGPAQIGMMESLDALIAGDAGPLTLVMREIRLPRAILAIMVGASLGLAGAAMQGYLRNPLAEPGLIGVSGSAALGAVIAIQTGLAASWALGLPAMALGGALLGVVLVVVLAGPRGSSLTLILAGIAISALAAALTSLVLNLSPNPFAANEIVFWMMGSLADRSMTHVWIALPFMAVGWVTLATLGRGLDALTLGEDAAGAMGISLARLRLKLILGTASVVGAATAVAGAIGFVGLVVPHILRPLVCAQPSKLLWASALGGAIMVLAADIAVRLILPERDLKLGVVTALIGAPLFLHLIYKTRRQLP; encoded by the coding sequence ATGGCACGTTTGGCCATCGCACTCATCGCAGGTGTTATGGCGTTATTTTGTGCCGCTCTGACCCTCGGACCCGCCCAGATCGGTATGATGGAAAGCCTGGACGCGCTGATTGCAGGTGATGCGGGGCCATTGACGCTTGTGATGAGGGAAATCCGTCTGCCCAGGGCGATTTTGGCCATTATGGTTGGCGCAAGTCTGGGTCTTGCCGGTGCGGCCATGCAGGGTTATCTGCGCAATCCTTTGGCCGAACCGGGGCTCATCGGGGTGTCGGGCTCAGCGGCTTTGGGCGCTGTGATCGCAATCCAGACAGGCCTCGCGGCAAGCTGGGCCTTGGGTTTGCCGGCCATGGCTCTGGGCGGCGCACTTTTGGGGGTTGTTCTTGTTGTGGTGCTGGCCGGCCCGCGCGGCTCTTCACTGACGCTGATCCTTGCCGGCATCGCCATTTCCGCTCTCGCGGCGGCGCTCACCTCGCTCGTGTTGAACCTGTCGCCAAATCCCTTTGCGGCCAATGAGATCGTGTTCTGGATGATGGGATCTCTGGCTGACCGGTCCATGACCCATGTCTGGATCGCGCTGCCTTTCATGGCGGTGGGATGGGTGACGCTTGCGACGCTTGGCCGTGGGCTTGATGCGCTCACGCTCGGTGAAGACGCAGCAGGGGCCATGGGCATCAGCCTTGCGCGATTGCGCCTCAAGCTGATCCTGGGCACCGCTTCGGTTGTCGGCGCGGCAACAGCGGTCGCCGGTGCCATCGGATTTGTCGGTTTGGTGGTGCCCCATATCCTGCGCCCTTTGGTGTGTGCACAGCCATCCAAACTGCTTTGGGCCTCTGCCCTTGGCGGGGCCATCATGGTGCTTGCCGCTGATATCGCCGTGCGTCTGATCCTGCCGGAGCGCGATCTGAAACTCGGGGTGGTCACGGCGCTGATCGGAGCACCGTTGTTTTTGCACTTGATCTACAAGACGCGGAGGCAATTGCCATGA
- a CDS encoding ABC transporter substrate-binding protein: MNLRHLSLLALLLAGAQSPVGAAPPERVVSMNLCTDQIAMLVAAPGQLYSVSHLSADPRISAMATEAEELVINHGLAEEIYLMEPDLVIAGSFSTRATVEMLKRLGMPVAVFEPAYGLDDVRERLQQMGEVLGQEDTARSLIEDLDQRLDVLRAAVGHRPSAALYYANGYTSGDRTLAGQILIAAGFENAAAAAGYSSGGVLPLEVLAMLDPEAVITGHRYPGASRAEDILDHPVVQTLREGRASGAITDRDWVCGTPFVLSAIEDLSTVRKDLLAD; encoded by the coding sequence GTGAACCTGCGGCATCTGTCCTTGCTGGCCCTGCTGCTGGCCGGGGCACAAAGCCCCGTGGGCGCTGCACCGCCTGAAAGGGTGGTCTCGATGAACCTGTGTACGGATCAGATCGCCATGCTGGTTGCCGCTCCGGGACAGCTCTATTCTGTGTCTCATCTTTCTGCTGATCCACGCATCTCGGCGATGGCTACGGAGGCCGAAGAGTTGGTGATTAATCACGGGCTGGCCGAAGAGATCTATCTGATGGAGCCCGATCTGGTCATTGCAGGCAGCTTTTCCACACGAGCAACGGTCGAGATGCTCAAGCGGCTGGGGATGCCAGTCGCGGTGTTCGAGCCAGCCTATGGGCTCGACGACGTGCGAGAGAGACTGCAACAAATGGGCGAAGTGCTAGGCCAAGAGGACACTGCGCGGTCTTTGATCGAGGACCTTGATCAGCGTCTTGACGTATTGCGAGCAGCGGTCGGGCATCGCCCGAGTGCAGCGCTTTACTATGCCAACGGATACACATCGGGCGATAGAACCCTGGCTGGACAGATCCTGATCGCAGCGGGTTTCGAGAACGCCGCGGCAGCAGCCGGCTATTCGTCGGGTGGGGTTTTACCGTTGGAGGTTTTGGCGATGCTGGACCCGGAAGCGGTGATCACCGGTCACCGATATCCCGGCGCCTCACGCGCCGAAGACATTCTTGACCATCCGGTCGTGCAAACGCTGCGCGAAGGCCGTGCAAGCGGCGCGATCACGGATCGGGACTGGGTATGCGGCACCCCATTTGTGTTAAGCGCCATCGAAGACCTGAGCACGGTCCGCAAAGATCTGTTGGCAGACTGA